A single genomic interval of Mucilaginibacter robiniae harbors:
- a CDS encoding NAD(P)/FAD-dependent oxidoreductase, whose product MENQTNFDAIIIGGSSAGLSAGMALGRALKKVLIIDSGLPCNRQTPHSHNFITHDGWKPSEIMEVAKNELLAYDTVMFSPGLVTEVTDNNGNFKVTVANQSIQYIAKKMLFATGVKDIMPNIPGFADCWGISVIHCPYCHGYEYRGKKTGILMNSELAADFAKFIRNWTPDLTLFTNGKAKLTPEQQEQTLKRNIQIVEKTISSLQHENGHLKSINFTDGTVHLLDALYGRQPFEQHCSIPEHLGCTMTEQGYIQVDEFKKTSVAGIYAAGDNTTPFRSVAAAVAAGNLAGAMINHEIINESE is encoded by the coding sequence ATGGAAAATCAAACCAACTTTGATGCGATCATTATTGGAGGCAGCAGTGCAGGGCTATCTGCTGGAATGGCTTTAGGACGTGCTTTGAAAAAAGTACTTATCATTGACAGTGGTTTACCTTGTAACCGGCAAACGCCCCATTCGCATAACTTTATTACGCATGATGGCTGGAAACCTAGCGAAATCATGGAAGTAGCCAAAAACGAATTGTTGGCTTATGATACCGTAATGTTCTCGCCCGGCTTGGTAACAGAAGTTACTGATAACAACGGAAACTTTAAAGTTACTGTAGCTAACCAATCTATTCAATATATTGCCAAAAAAATGTTGTTTGCAACCGGTGTAAAGGATATTATGCCTAATATACCTGGCTTTGCGGATTGCTGGGGCATATCAGTAATACATTGCCCATACTGCCACGGGTATGAGTACAGAGGAAAGAAAACCGGCATACTCATGAACAGTGAGCTAGCTGCCGATTTTGCCAAGTTCATCAGAAACTGGACACCTGACCTCACACTATTTACCAATGGCAAAGCTAAACTAACGCCAGAGCAGCAGGAGCAAACTTTAAAGCGCAATATACAGATTGTAGAAAAAACAATTAGTAGTCTGCAACATGAAAACGGGCATTTGAAATCCATTAATTTTACAGATGGTACGGTGCATTTGCTGGATGCACTATATGGTCGCCAGCCCTTTGAGCAGCATTGTAGCATTCCAGAACACTTAGGATGCACCATGACAGAACAAGGCTATATTCAGGTAGATGAATTTAAAAAGACAAGTGTTGCCGGTATTTATGCTGCGGGAGATAACACAACGCCTTTCCGGTCAGTGGCTGCCGCTGTGGCTGCTGGTAATCTGGCTGGTGCAATGATAAATCATGAGATAATTAATGAAAGCGAGTAG
- a CDS encoding TMEM175 family protein, protein MNKNRLEAFSDGVFAIAITLLILNVKIPQANYVSGQQLYKVLHQAIPKLLTFAFTFLVIGVFWIAHHRIFAFAKVTDSILMWINIVYLMFIALIPYPAALLAENPYLPITIIIYSSTLFVIAVMHLILLEYIIRNNHTRHEILTDEVYRSAQKTALVGPVCYVLAAAGSYIHFYISFFFILSAMVYYIFFAGHAKMSQELVKIGETTKEEEGK, encoded by the coding sequence ATGAATAAGAACCGGCTGGAAGCATTTTCGGATGGCGTGTTTGCCATTGCCATTACCCTGCTAATTTTGAATGTGAAAATACCGCAGGCCAATTACGTAAGCGGCCAGCAACTGTATAAAGTATTACATCAGGCTATACCCAAGCTGCTTACTTTTGCTTTTACTTTTTTGGTGATTGGTGTTTTTTGGATAGCTCACCACCGCATATTTGCCTTTGCCAAGGTAACTGACAGCATTTTGATGTGGATTAACATTGTTTACTTGATGTTTATCGCCCTCATTCCGTACCCGGCGGCTTTACTGGCAGAAAACCCTTATCTGCCTATCACTATCATCATCTACTCGTCAACCCTGTTTGTAATTGCCGTCATGCACCTGATTTTGCTGGAATATATTATTCGAAATAATCATACCCGACATGAAATTTTGACGGATGAAGTTTATCGTTCGGCACAAAAAACGGCGTTGGTAGGTCCTGTTTGTTATGTATTGGCTGCAGCAGGTAGCTACATTCATTTTTACATCAGCTTTTTCTTCATTTTAAGCGCTATGGTTTATTACATCTTTTTTGCTGGTCACGCTAAAATGAGCCAAGAACTGGTTAAAATTGGAGAAACCACGAAAGAGGAAGAAGGTAAGTGA
- a CDS encoding TetR/AcrR family transcriptional regulator produces the protein MEATEQKIVDTAIRIFNEDISANLETVAENAGVTRRTLHRYFKDRLQLMNACRSEMQAQCKIKIMAAYASSSDPLKQLEAVLYAGIDCGSKYVFLDKLYQREGIQQPAPDESSETLNEIKAKWFNVVALLQKRDLITNQLTPAWIYALFSSMVTTTINALQSGDIARNDIKKFAWFSFSKSIGVKE, from the coding sequence ATGGAAGCTACTGAACAAAAGATTGTGGATACTGCAATTCGCATTTTTAATGAAGATATATCTGCCAACTTGGAAACTGTTGCTGAAAATGCAGGAGTTACCCGCAGAACGCTTCATCGATATTTTAAGGATCGTTTGCAATTGATGAATGCTTGCCGGAGTGAAATGCAGGCTCAATGTAAAATAAAGATTATGGCAGCTTATGCGAGTAGCAGTGATCCTTTAAAGCAGTTAGAAGCCGTGCTTTATGCCGGAATAGATTGCGGAAGTAAATATGTTTTTTTAGATAAACTGTATCAACGCGAAGGTATTCAACAACCAGCTCCGGATGAAAGTAGCGAGACACTAAACGAAATTAAGGCAAAGTGGTTTAACGTAGTTGCTCTGTTGCAAAAGCGAGATTTAATTACCAATCAGCTAACACCAGCCTGGATTTATGCACTTTTCAGTAGCATGGTTACTACGACTATTAATGCATTACAGTCGGGCGATATAGCCCGCAATGATATTAAAAAGTTTGCCTGGTTTTCTTTTAGCAAGAGTATCGGTGTTAAAGAATAA
- a CDS encoding DUF5686 and carboxypeptidase regulatory-like domain-containing protein encodes MKVTLLAFCFIFITAITWAQTTTLSGTIKDDGGHPVAFATVLVNHSTLGTSANSEGEYTLNLASGSYEILFKAIGYRQESRKITVTNSKQTLNITLSLAAYELRNVVVKAGGEDPAYAIIRKAIRKRKTYLHEVKTYTCEAYVKGLQKLLAAPKKFMGRDINQLGKQLGLDSNRRGIIYLSESESKISFMEPDRTHEEVISSKVSGSNRAFTFNRAAEMTVNFYQNLQNWQGLSNRPLVSPIADNALSFYHYKWIGQTTENGQIINKIQVIPKHLYEPTFSGYIYIMEDSWRIHSVDLSLTKSAGINFVDTLKIKEQYIPVAHNAWLPASAKFEFTAGLFGFKLGGYFIALYKNYEVDPKLDKKQFAELVRITREVNKQDTTYWQQVRPIPLTEEEKTDYVKKETLARRRESKAYQDSIDRIFNKVTPMGLLVSGIGIRNRYKNEYYYIDPLASSLLYNTVEGFAINYGMSYSKRIDSITNKYVRLGGHIRYGFSNHMLHGNINGAFPVNDYTIAFSGGTDVVDMNNMQPITTLTNTTSSLFFRKNYEKLYDKHFAQVSVSRRIIGGWLASVSAEAADRRWLNNTSYYSFYYHDRRYTSNNPFAPTQEDVQIFDRNQAFTINVRTSYNFSNKYVTYPTGRYYLPSPYPRLEVNYTKGIKNVFGSDVDYDLLSANVSKENVSLGLYGNLSFYVGAGKFLNKNKLYYLDYKHFLGNQIILYKQSLNNFLLLNYYNYSTDNQYLEGHLEQNFDGLLLSKVPVLRRLKLQELVEYNYLTTPTFKNYHEIGLGIKYLNFRILYAHAYQDNNNKRSALRIDIGF; translated from the coding sequence ATGAAAGTTACATTATTAGCCTTTTGCTTTATTTTTATAACAGCCATTACGTGGGCACAAACTACTACTCTTAGTGGCACTATTAAAGATGACGGCGGACATCCTGTAGCTTTTGCCACTGTGCTGGTTAATCATTCCACTTTAGGCACTTCAGCCAACAGTGAAGGTGAGTACACGCTTAACCTGGCTTCAGGCAGCTATGAAATATTGTTTAAAGCCATAGGTTACCGGCAAGAGAGCCGAAAAATAACAGTTACCAATAGTAAGCAAACGCTTAACATCACCCTCAGCTTGGCAGCTTATGAACTACGAAACGTTGTAGTAAAAGCTGGCGGTGAAGACCCGGCTTATGCTATTATCCGTAAAGCCATTCGTAAACGCAAAACCTATTTACACGAAGTAAAAACTTATACCTGTGAGGCTTATGTAAAAGGATTACAAAAATTGTTGGCTGCTCCTAAAAAGTTTATGGGTCGGGATATTAACCAGCTAGGTAAACAACTTGGGTTGGACTCTAACCGACGAGGCATTATTTACCTTTCAGAATCCGAATCAAAAATCAGCTTTATGGAGCCTGATCGAACTCATGAAGAAGTTATCTCCTCCAAAGTATCAGGCAGCAACCGGGCTTTTACATTTAACCGTGCTGCGGAGATGACGGTGAATTTTTACCAGAACCTGCAAAACTGGCAAGGCTTGAGTAACCGTCCGCTGGTATCGCCAATTGCCGATAATGCGTTGTCCTTTTACCATTACAAGTGGATAGGCCAAACTACCGAGAATGGACAAATCATCAACAAAATACAGGTTATTCCTAAGCACTTGTATGAACCTACTTTCTCCGGTTACATTTATATTATGGAAGATAGCTGGCGCATACATAGCGTTGATTTATCGCTCACCAAGTCGGCCGGGATTAACTTTGTAGATACCTTAAAAATTAAAGAACAGTATATTCCTGTAGCACATAATGCCTGGCTACCGGCTTCGGCCAAGTTTGAGTTTACGGCTGGCTTGTTTGGTTTTAAACTGGGCGGCTATTTTATTGCGCTCTACAAAAACTACGAGGTTGACCCTAAATTGGATAAAAAGCAGTTTGCCGAACTGGTACGCATTACCCGCGAGGTGAACAAACAAGATACTACTTATTGGCAACAGGTCCGCCCTATCCCGCTTACAGAAGAAGAAAAAACAGATTACGTAAAGAAAGAAACGTTAGCTCGCCGGCGCGAATCTAAAGCCTACCAGGATTCGATAGATCGAATTTTTAACAAAGTAACGCCTATGGGCTTATTGGTATCGGGTATTGGCATCCGCAACCGATACAAAAATGAATACTACTATATTGATCCGCTTGCCTCTTCGTTGTTGTATAATACGGTAGAAGGTTTTGCCATTAATTATGGCATGTCATACAGTAAACGTATTGATAGCATTACTAATAAATACGTGCGGTTGGGCGGGCATATCCGGTACGGCTTTTCTAATCATATGCTGCATGGCAATATTAATGGTGCTTTTCCGGTAAACGATTACACTATTGCTTTTAGTGGCGGAACGGATGTGGTAGATATGAACAATATGCAGCCTATTACCACGCTAACTAATACTACTTCCAGCTTGTTTTTCAGAAAGAATTATGAAAAACTGTATGATAAGCATTTTGCTCAAGTTTCCGTATCACGTCGTATTATAGGTGGCTGGCTAGCTAGTGTAAGTGCTGAGGCTGCCGACAGGCGCTGGCTCAATAATACCTCTTATTACAGCTTTTACTACCACGACCGACGTTACACTTCTAACAATCCTTTTGCCCCTACTCAGGAAGATGTGCAGATATTTGACCGCAATCAGGCTTTTACTATTAACGTGCGTACCAGTTATAACTTCAGCAACAAATATGTAACCTATCCTACCGGCCGTTATTACCTGCCTTCACCCTACCCGCGCCTGGAAGTTAATTATACCAAAGGGATTAAAAATGTATTTGGCTCAGATGTAGATTATGATTTACTTTCAGCCAACGTCAGCAAAGAAAATGTAAGTTTAGGTTTATATGGCAACTTATCATTCTATGTAGGTGCAGGCAAGTTTCTGAATAAAAACAAGCTGTACTATCTGGATTATAAGCACTTTTTAGGTAATCAGATTATCCTTTACAAACAATCTCTTAATAATTTTCTGTTGCTTAACTATTACAACTACAGTACCGACAACCAGTATCTGGAAGGCCATTTGGAACAAAATTTTGATGGGTTGCTGTTAAGTAAAGTCCCAGTGCTGCGCAGGCTTAAATTGCAGGAACTGGTTGAATATAATTACCTGACCACACCTACTTTCAAAAACTATCATGAAATAGGTTTAGGTATCAAATATTTAAATTTCCGGATATTGTATGCTCATGCTTATCAGGACAATAACAATAAACGTTCGGCTTTGCGCATTGATATAGGATTTTAA
- a CDS encoding DUF2142 domain-containing protein, with protein MFENYYLFINKYLNFIYLLFAIILTGLSTILVPPFQNPDEPAHFYRAEEVSRLELVPSFVYDSQYKIPQHTDSTLVFSAPGGYKVDKGVQQAQHPFTRLSCCLINRVDSSMFIEAKQYKWGSGFTRLNFGNTAIYPPTAYIIPSIGIFIGKCLQLNIIQTYTLSRIFNCVTAVMIGFLALFLAKRSRILFFIALLFPMCVSLFASVSQDASLICFSFLLVAIIDHAEFNSTPQYSKWHFLGMVLLMTLIIIAKPPYTPLVFIFLLLSIPLRTRVLLFSIPLFILMIWFYIDHYNLAIPFAPVEMHINAKLQVSHILHHPFRFIKMFFKPEWMAINQNAKMFVGILGWLDTYFPRLYYKMAFMVFFLGLVTCFEFTRKDSHFKVKVGLLFFATITLIAVMTAQYVTWTALDSPVFSGMQGRYLYPIFPFVALGVSGYKKIDKISPYKSVFLILIVSFPIITILNLVNVLIHRYYL; from the coding sequence ATGTTTGAAAATTATTACCTTTTTATTAATAAATACTTAAATTTCATATATCTATTATTTGCAATCATACTTACTGGGCTATCAACCATTCTGGTACCTCCTTTTCAAAATCCAGACGAACCTGCTCATTTTTACAGAGCCGAAGAAGTTTCAAGATTGGAGTTAGTACCCTCTTTTGTATATGACAGTCAATACAAGATTCCACAGCATACAGACTCAACATTAGTATTTTCTGCACCTGGTGGATACAAGGTTGATAAAGGAGTACAGCAAGCACAGCATCCATTTACTAGATTATCTTGTTGTTTAATAAATCGAGTAGACTCAAGCATGTTTATTGAAGCTAAGCAGTATAAATGGGGTAGTGGCTTTACTCGATTAAATTTTGGTAATACAGCTATTTATCCACCTACTGCTTACATTATACCATCCATAGGTATATTTATTGGTAAATGCCTTCAACTTAATATTATACAAACCTATACTTTGTCGAGAATTTTTAACTGTGTTACAGCAGTAATGATAGGTTTTTTAGCTCTGTTTTTAGCAAAGCGTAGTCGTATACTTTTCTTTATAGCACTGCTATTTCCAATGTGCGTTTCCCTATTTGCATCTGTTAGTCAAGATGCTTCACTAATTTGTTTTTCTTTTTTACTAGTTGCCATTATAGATCATGCCGAATTTAATAGTACTCCTCAATATTCGAAATGGCATTTTTTGGGTATGGTTCTGTTAATGACTTTAATAATTATTGCTAAACCACCCTACACTCCTTTAGTATTTATATTTCTGCTTTTGAGTATCCCTCTACGTACTAGAGTATTATTGTTTAGCATACCTTTATTTATATTGATGATTTGGTTTTATATTGATCACTACAATCTAGCAATACCATTTGCACCTGTTGAAATGCATATAAATGCCAAATTACAAGTTTCACATATACTTCACCATCCCTTTAGATTTATAAAAATGTTTTTTAAACCTGAATGGATGGCTATCAACCAGAATGCAAAAATGTTTGTCGGGATACTAGGTTGGCTTGATACGTATTTTCCTAGACTTTACTATAAAATGGCATTCATGGTTTTTTTCTTGGGTTTAGTAACTTGCTTTGAGTTTACCCGGAAAGATTCACATTTTAAAGTTAAGGTTGGCTTATTATTTTTTGCAACAATCACCTTAATAGCAGTAATGACAGCCCAATATGTAACATGGACTGCATTAGATTCACCTGTGTTTAGTGGTATGCAAGGCAGGTATTTATATCCTATATTTCCGTTTGTGGCACTTGGTGTTTCAGGTTATAAGAAAATAGATAAGATAAGTCCTTACAAAAGCGTGTTCTTGATCTTAATTGTAAGTTTTCCAATAATTACTATATTAAACTTGGTTAATGTATTAATTCATCGATATTATTTATAG
- a CDS encoding 1-phosphofructokinase family hexose kinase, which translates to MKHIITLTLSPVVDKSTTVDKIEPDQKLSCDQPRFEPGGGGINVSRGLKRLNVNSVAVFPSGGLTGQLLQDLLKAERINQLPVLTENMTRENFIVMNRSIHEEYRFGMPAVELLPKEEREILNVIKNLSPKPKFIVVSGSMPPGASDDFLAKIARIARQDEARLIVDTSGEALKHAVEEGVFMLKPNQAELSKLTGIDIKDIASVEEATRQIIDKGKCQVVVVSLGSDGAYIASKDFSEHIAAPPIEKQSTVGAGDSMVAGMVYGCEKGFDLRQMVRMGIACGSAATMNRGPELFQKADVEKLYQQLISQIK; encoded by the coding sequence ATGAAGCATATTATCACATTAACCTTAAGCCCTGTGGTAGATAAAAGTACCACGGTAGATAAAATAGAACCCGATCAGAAACTCAGTTGCGACCAGCCCCGGTTTGAACCAGGTGGTGGCGGTATCAATGTATCTCGCGGATTAAAGCGGCTGAATGTAAATTCGGTCGCGGTTTTCCCATCAGGCGGCTTAACCGGACAGCTTTTGCAGGATTTGCTGAAGGCAGAACGCATCAACCAGTTACCGGTACTTACCGAAAACATGACGCGTGAAAATTTCATCGTCATGAACCGCTCTATCCATGAAGAGTACCGCTTTGGTATGCCGGCGGTAGAACTGTTGCCTAAAGAAGAACGCGAAATACTGAATGTCATTAAAAACCTGTCGCCTAAACCCAAATTTATTGTGGTAAGCGGCAGTATGCCTCCCGGAGCCAGCGATGACTTTTTAGCTAAGATAGCCCGTATTGCACGGCAGGATGAAGCCCGGTTGATTGTAGATACTTCTGGCGAAGCCCTGAAACATGCGGTAGAAGAAGGCGTATTTATGCTCAAGCCTAATCAAGCCGAACTTAGTAAATTAACAGGTATCGACATTAAAGATATTGCTTCGGTTGAAGAAGCAACCCGGCAAATTATTGATAAGGGTAAATGCCAGGTAGTTGTGGTATCATTAGGTAGCGATGGTGCCTACATAGCCAGCAAAGATTTTTCAGAACATATTGCTGCTCCACCTATTGAAAAGCAAAGCACTGTAGGCGCTGGCGATAGTATGGTAGCGGGTATGGTTTATGGCTGTGAAAAGGGTTTTGATTTACGCCAGATGGTACGCATGGGCATAGCCTGTGGCAGTGCCGCTACCATGAACCGAGGTCCTGAATTATTTCAAAAAGCAGATGTGGAAAAACTCTATCAGCAGTTAATTAGCCAGATTAAGTAG
- the ligA gene encoding NAD-dependent DNA ligase LigA — protein MLPNEAKNRIDALSAELRQHNYNYYVLAQPTISDFDFDQKLRELADLEKQFPEYIDLESPTQKVGGEVTKEFQTVRHRWPMLSLGNTYNEQELHDFDQRIRKAIGDNFEYVCELKFDGLSMSMTYEQGKLARAVTRGNGVEGDDVTTNVRTIHSVPKKLTSGNYPNFFEIRGEVLMHRKAFERLNNERIESGEIAYANPRNFASGTMKLQDSAEVAKRPLDCFLYFLYTDKPLFKTHWESIQAVKSWGFHVSEHTRLCHSLKEVLDFIAEWELKRFDLSFDIDGIVLKVNNYAQQQELGFTAKVPRWAISYKYKAEQVETILEDVEYNVGRTGAVTPVAHLKPVLLAGTTVKRATLHNANEILRLDLHEGDSVYVEKGGEIIPKIISVNPAKRRPDAPPVSYRTTCPACGTPLERKEGEAAFYCPNDEACPPQIVSRMQHFVSRKAMNIDGLGDETIETLYNRNFIRHISDIYELHNRKPELQQMDRFGEKSILNMLAGIEKSKQMPFEKVLFGLGIRYIGETVARKLVAHFKTLERLKAASLEELTAVDEIGERIAQSLVEYFSDPAHQEELQKLQSQGLQFISEAKEVTLHSDKLSGKTFVISGVFETRSRDELKELIEQNGGKMLSSISAKLNYLVAGDNMGPSKLEKANKLNIPIISDEELLRMIQ, from the coding sequence ATGTTGCCAAACGAAGCAAAAAACCGTATAGATGCTTTATCAGCTGAACTAAGACAGCACAATTATAACTATTATGTGCTGGCCCAGCCTACCATATCAGACTTTGATTTTGACCAAAAATTACGTGAGCTGGCCGATCTGGAAAAGCAGTTTCCTGAATATATAGATCTTGAATCGCCCACTCAAAAAGTAGGTGGCGAGGTTACCAAAGAATTCCAGACCGTAAGGCACCGCTGGCCCATGCTCTCGCTAGGTAATACCTACAACGAGCAGGAACTGCATGATTTTGATCAACGCATTCGCAAAGCCATTGGCGATAATTTTGAATACGTATGTGAGCTGAAGTTTGATGGCCTCTCCATGAGTATGACTTATGAGCAGGGTAAACTAGCCCGCGCTGTAACCCGTGGTAACGGTGTAGAAGGTGACGATGTAACGACTAATGTACGTACCATCCACAGCGTACCCAAAAAGCTGACTTCTGGCAATTACCCCAACTTTTTTGAAATACGCGGCGAAGTGCTGATGCACCGTAAAGCTTTTGAACGTCTTAATAACGAACGTATTGAAAGTGGTGAAATAGCTTATGCTAACCCACGGAACTTTGCCTCAGGCACTATGAAGCTGCAAGATTCGGCCGAGGTGGCCAAACGGCCGCTAGATTGCTTTTTATACTTTCTATACACCGATAAACCGTTGTTTAAAACCCATTGGGAAAGTATACAGGCAGTAAAAAGCTGGGGCTTTCATGTTAGTGAACATACCCGACTGTGCCATAGCTTAAAAGAAGTGCTTGATTTTATTGCCGAATGGGAGCTGAAGCGTTTTGACCTGAGCTTTGATATTGATGGTATTGTACTGAAAGTAAATAACTATGCTCAACAACAGGAATTGGGATTTACAGCCAAAGTACCTCGTTGGGCTATATCTTACAAGTATAAAGCCGAACAGGTAGAAACTATACTAGAGGATGTAGAATACAATGTAGGCCGCACTGGTGCTGTAACCCCAGTAGCCCACTTGAAACCTGTACTCCTAGCCGGCACTACGGTAAAACGTGCCACCCTTCATAACGCCAATGAAATTTTACGACTGGATTTACACGAAGGTGATTCTGTTTATGTAGAAAAGGGAGGCGAGATTATTCCGAAAATTATTAGTGTTAACCCAGCTAAACGTCGGCCTGATGCACCGCCTGTTAGTTACCGGACTACCTGCCCGGCTTGCGGCACACCACTGGAACGTAAGGAAGGTGAGGCTGCTTTTTACTGCCCCAATGATGAAGCTTGCCCGCCACAAATTGTAAGCCGTATGCAGCACTTTGTGAGCCGAAAAGCTATGAATATTGATGGTTTGGGCGATGAGACTATTGAAACCCTGTATAATAGAAATTTCATCCGCCATATCAGTGATATTTATGAGCTGCATAATCGTAAACCAGAGTTGCAGCAGATGGACCGTTTTGGCGAAAAATCAATTCTGAACATGCTGGCTGGTATTGAAAAATCCAAACAGATGCCTTTTGAAAAGGTATTGTTTGGCTTAGGCATCCGTTACATAGGTGAAACGGTGGCACGCAAACTGGTAGCTCATTTTAAAACTTTAGAACGCCTGAAAGCAGCCAGTTTAGAAGAACTAACTGCAGTTGATGAAATTGGCGAACGCATAGCACAAAGCCTGGTAGAATACTTCAGCGATCCTGCACACCAAGAGGAATTACAAAAATTGCAAAGCCAGGGCTTACAGTTTATATCGGAAGCTAAAGAGGTAACCTTGCACAGCGATAAGCTATCAGGCAAAACCTTTGTGATTTCGGGCGTATTTGAAACCCGCTCTCGGGATGAACTAAAAGAACTCATTGAACAAAATGGCGGCAAAATGCTGAGCAGCATATCGGCCAAACTGAACTACCTGGTAGCAGGCGACAATATGGGCCCGTCCAAGTTGGAAAAGGCTAATAAATTAAACATTCCGATAATTAGTGACGAAGAATTATTGAGGATGATTCAATAA
- a CDS encoding glycosyltransferase family 2 protein, protein MHINTLSIIIPAYNEGKTIHLILDKIKNVKLINDIQKEVIIVNDCSKDDTDDAVKLYQQQNANLNIVYYKHEVNQGKGAALHTGIAQATGDYVIIQDADLEYDPEEYNYMLKPIINGFADVVYGSRFMGSHPHRILFFWHTIGNKWLTFLSNMFSNMNLTDMETCYKMFDRKLIQSIILTEKRFGFEPEITIKLSRVKNLRLYEVGISYYGRTYEEGKKIGWKDGFRAIYCILKYGLFKAK, encoded by the coding sequence ATGCATATTAATACTTTGTCAATTATTATTCCAGCCTACAATGAAGGTAAAACTATTCACCTGATTCTTGATAAGATAAAAAATGTTAAACTTATTAATGATATTCAAAAAGAAGTAATCATTGTAAACGATTGTTCAAAGGACGATACAGATGATGCAGTGAAACTGTATCAGCAGCAAAATGCTAACTTAAATATTGTTTACTATAAACATGAAGTAAATCAAGGCAAAGGTGCAGCCCTACATACTGGTATTGCTCAAGCTACAGGAGACTATGTAATTATACAAGATGCTGACCTAGAGTATGACCCTGAAGAGTACAACTACATGCTTAAACCTATCATTAACGGTTTTGCTGATGTTGTTTATGGGTCGCGGTTTATGGGTAGTCATCCTCACCGTATATTGTTTTTCTGGCATACAATAGGGAATAAATGGTTAACTTTCTTATCCAACATGTTTTCGAATATGAACCTTACAGATATGGAAACATGTTACAAGATGTTTGATCGAAAGTTGATACAATCAATTATTTTAACAGAAAAGCGTTTTGGCTTTGAGCCGGAAATAACTATAAAGCTATCGCGTGTGAAAAACTTACGTTTATATGAGGTTGGAATATCTTATTACGGCCGTACCTATGAAGAAGGTAAGAAAATTGGTTGGAAAGATGGCTTTCGCGCTATATATTGTATTCTTAAATATGGCTTATTTAAAGCTAAATAA
- a CDS encoding class I fructose-bisphosphate aldolase, with product MAFQHILDLLGNRADDLLQHESKTFDKSLLHLPSPDFIDQVFLETNRNPQVLRSLAAMRNHGRLAGTGYLSILPIDQGIEHTAGASFAKNPMYFDPENIVKLALEGGSNAVATTFGNLAMVSRKYAHKIPLIVKINHNELLTYPTKYNQIMFGSVEDAWNLGATAVGATIYFGSEESSRQIIEVSQAFERAHELGMATILWCYTRNNDFKKDSINYEAATDITGQANHIGVTIQADIIKQKMPDVNGGFTKINFSKNDPLMYSQLTSEHPIDMCRYQLANCYMGRAGLINSGGESKGPGDLADSVANAVINKRAGGTGLILGRRAFQRPFAEGVEFLHSIQDVYLAPEVTIA from the coding sequence ATGGCCTTTCAACACATTCTTGACTTATTGGGTAACCGCGCCGACGATTTACTACAGCATGAAAGCAAAACTTTCGACAAAAGTTTATTACACCTACCATCACCTGATTTTATTGACCAGGTGTTTTTGGAAACCAACCGTAATCCACAAGTTTTGCGCAGCTTGGCAGCCATGCGTAATCACGGCCGTTTAGCTGGTACGGGGTATTTATCTATCCTGCCTATTGATCAGGGTATTGAACATACTGCTGGTGCATCTTTCGCCAAAAACCCGATGTATTTTGACCCAGAAAACATTGTAAAGTTGGCTCTAGAAGGTGGCTCGAATGCCGTAGCCACCACTTTTGGTAATTTGGCTATGGTGTCGCGCAAGTACGCCCACAAAATTCCGCTGATAGTTAAAATTAACCATAACGAGTTGCTGACCTACCCTACCAAATACAATCAGATTATGTTTGGTTCGGTTGAAGATGCCTGGAACTTAGGTGCAACTGCAGTAGGTGCTACTATTTATTTCGGCTCGGAAGAATCCAGCCGCCAGATTATTGAAGTATCACAAGCTTTTGAACGTGCCCATGAGTTAGGCATGGCTACTATTTTGTGGTGCTATACTCGTAACAATGATTTTAAGAAAGATAGTATAAACTACGAAGCTGCTACTGATATCACCGGACAGGCTAACCACATAGGGGTAACCATACAAGCCGACATCATCAAGCAGAAAATGCCTGATGTAAACGGTGGTTTTACCAAAATCAATTTTTCTAAAAATGATCCGCTGATGTATAGTCAGCTAACATCCGAGCACCCAATTGATATGTGCCGTTACCAATTAGCAAATTGCTATATGGGTCGTGCCGGCTTAATTAACTCAGGTGGAGAGTCTAAAGGCCCGGGCGATTTGGCTGATTCAGTAGCTAACGCAGTTATTAACAAACGGGCAGGTGGTACCGGCTTAATCTTAGGTCGTCGTGCTTTCCAACGGCCGTTTGCCGAGGGTGTTGAATTTTTACATAGTATCCAAGATGTATATTTAGCCCCTGAAGTTACTATTGCGTAA